The following coding sequences are from one Dethiobacter alkaliphilus AHT 1 window:
- a CDS encoding protease complex subunit PrcB family protein yields MDWAESTKYQSGVFATTHAGQNVYLLAAGPCPSGGYRVTAKPAPQLPDTVEYKIEGPKTDEMVIQILTYPYELVLSTKPLQFVRLENNKRQAVEPQQKPPLPSR; encoded by the coding sequence ATGGACTGGGCCGAATCTACAAAATACCAGAGCGGCGTCTTTGCCACCACGCATGCCGGTCAGAATGTGTATTTGCTCGCCGCCGGCCCCTGCCCCAGCGGCGGTTATCGCGTCACAGCCAAGCCTGCCCCCCAACTTCCGGACACGGTGGAATACAAGATTGAAGGGCCAAAAACTGATGAGATGGTGATTCAAATCCTTACCTATCCGTACGAACTGGTCCTTTCCACAAAACCCCTGCAATTTGTCAGGCTGGAGAATAACAAACGCCAGGCTGTGGAACCCCAACAGAAGCCACCTCTGCCATCCCGTTAA